One Porphyromonas pogonae genomic region harbors:
- a CDS encoding Fic family protein has translation MNPETNRIEYKRELIDDLEKEAIAFLNYHEGGIIYIGIDKAGKTVGVSDIDGDMLKIKDRLKNNIMPSCLGLFDVAVESIDSKDVIKVTFASGTEKPYYIKKLGMSEKGTFIRIGTAAEPMPVKMIESLFAKRIRNSIGKIKSPNQNLTFEQLKIYYEGAKKTLNQQFAANLELLTEEGQYNYVAYLLADVNGISVKVAKYDGFDRVDLMENNEYGYCSLVKAVKQVLDKMEVENKTLAKITSKEREEKKLWNPVALREAVINAIVHNDYTSEVPPKFEFFDDRIEITSFGSLPQGMTESEFFEGYSVPRNKELMRVFRDLDLVEHLGSGVPRILRSYGKECFKFTENFLRMTFPASEQVTEQVTEQVTEQVTEQVKELIGILDKVMDRQEIQNKLGLSHRENFRSNYLKPALEQGFIEMTIPDKPNSSLQKYRLTILGKQLKNKFYFEGRRNE, from the coding sequence ATGAATCCAGAAACCAACCGCATAGAATACAAACGAGAACTCATAGATGATTTGGAAAAAGAGGCAATCGCTTTTCTGAATTATCATGAAGGAGGCATAATTTATATTGGAATTGACAAGGCTGGAAAGACTGTTGGCGTTTCGGATATTGATGGTGATATGCTCAAAATCAAAGACCGTCTGAAAAATAACATTATGCCTTCTTGTTTGGGGTTGTTTGATGTGGCTGTTGAAAGCATCGACTCGAAAGACGTGATTAAAGTAACTTTTGCCAGCGGTACAGAAAAACCATACTATATCAAAAAACTTGGTATGTCAGAGAAAGGTACATTCATCCGTATCGGAACGGCTGCGGAACCGATGCCTGTGAAAATGATTGAATCATTATTTGCCAAACGTATCCGAAATTCCATTGGAAAAATAAAGTCCCCAAATCAGAATCTTACCTTTGAGCAACTTAAGATTTACTACGAGGGAGCAAAGAAAACGCTCAATCAGCAGTTTGCAGCCAATTTGGAATTACTTACCGAAGAAGGGCAATACAACTATGTGGCATATTTATTGGCAGATGTCAATGGAATATCTGTAAAAGTGGCTAAATACGATGGGTTTGACAGAGTGGACTTAATGGAAAATAACGAATACGGTTATTGTTCATTAGTTAAAGCCGTGAAACAAGTGCTGGATAAGATGGAGGTAGAGAACAAGACATTGGCTAAAATAACCTCAAAAGAACGTGAGGAAAAAAAGTTATGGAACCCGGTTGCTTTGCGTGAAGCAGTGATTAACGCCATTGTCCATAATGACTATACTTCGGAAGTGCCGCCCAAATTTGAGTTCTTTGATGACCGGATAGAAATCACTTCATTTGGAAGTTTGCCACAAGGCATGACTGAAAGTGAGTTTTTTGAAGGCTATTCAGTTCCAAGAAATAAAGAATTGATGCGGGTGTTCAGGGATTTGGATTTGGTGGAGCACTTAGGTTCTGGTGTTCCTCGTATTTTGAGAAGTTACGGAAAAGAATGCTTTAAGTTTACGGAGAACTTTTTGAGAATGACATTCCCAGCATCCGAGCAAGTTACCGAGCAAGTTACCGAGCAAGTTACCGAGCAAGTTACCGAGCAAGTCAAAGAACTTATTGGAATACTTGACAAGGTGATGGATAGGCAAGAAATACAGAATAAGTTGGGACTTTCTCATAGAGAGAATTTCCGTTCAAATTATTTAAAGCCTGCATTAGAACAGGGATTTATAGAAATGACTATACCTGATAAGCCTAACAGCAGTTTGCAAAAATATCGGCTGACAATATTAGGGAAGCAATTGAAGAATAAGTTCTATTTTGAGGGACGCAGAAATGAGTGA
- the fic gene encoding protein adenylyltransferase Fic: protein MSDNTKISIRFFDDREVRAVWDEEDSKWWFSVLDIVAVLTDQSDYTKTRNYWKYLKAKLKKENSEVVSITTQLKLLAPDGKKRLADMLDYSGIIALGKQFPGKKANRFIEWFTYSDESIDGKSKTKAYALFESSFIDGIEEGTAKGLQQIHAYLFGGLYDFAGQIRQKNISKGGFQFAVAHFLGNTLKQIEEMPENTFDEIANKYVEMNIAHPFMEGNGRSTRIWLDLILKKNLKKCVDWSKIGKTEYMNAMIKSATNSADIKDLLKNALTDEIDSREMFMKGIDYSYYYEENE from the coding sequence ATGAGTGATAATACAAAAATATCCATCCGCTTTTTCGACGACCGTGAAGTTCGTGCTGTTTGGGATGAGGAAGATTCTAAATGGTGGTTTTCCGTTTTGGATATTGTCGCTGTTCTTACCGACCAAAGCGACTATACCAAAACACGAAACTATTGGAAATATCTCAAAGCCAAACTGAAAAAAGAAAACAGTGAAGTGGTTAGTATTACTACCCAGTTGAAACTTCTCGCACCTGATGGCAAAAAACGATTAGCCGATATGCTTGATTACAGCGGGATTATTGCGCTCGGCAAGCAGTTTCCCGGCAAAAAGGCAAATCGCTTTATCGAATGGTTTACTTACAGCGACGAAAGCATCGACGGAAAAAGTAAAACAAAAGCATACGCCCTATTTGAAAGTTCTTTTATTGACGGCATAGAAGAGGGAACAGCCAAAGGCCTACAGCAAATTCATGCCTATCTATTTGGTGGGCTTTACGATTTTGCCGGACAAATAAGGCAAAAGAACATTTCAAAAGGCGGTTTCCAATTTGCAGTAGCACATTTTCTCGGCAATACCTTAAAGCAAATTGAAGAAATGCCCGAAAACACATTCGATGAGATTGCCAATAAATATGTAGAAATGAACATTGCCCACCCATTCATGGAAGGTAACGGACGAAGCACAAGGATTTGGTTGGATTTGATATTGAAAAAGAACTTGAAAAAATGTGTGGATTGGAGCAAAATCGGTAAAACCGAGTACATGAACGCAATGATAAAAAGTGCTACTAACAGTGCGGATATAAAAGACCTACTGAAAAATGCCCTCACAGATGAAATCGACAGCCGCGAAATGTTCATGAAGGGAATAGACTATTCATATTATTACGAAGAAAATGAATAA
- a CDS encoding PepSY-associated TM helix domain-containing protein produces the protein MKRFSARKLHKYIGIPLCILLFFASLSGILLNHRDLLRKIDVPRAMMPESYSFDNWNNASVRGAVMHQGQYYIYGNAGIWVTDSTLTTKAAASREGFAHGADELKVVAMTADVKDNLWAASQYRLYLLDRGRWQQCALPRGLRERITDLCTRGDSLIMMSRSYVYVSKLSHGASPDRLSWEKKELLKPDDYTGRMLLFQLVWMLHSGEYFGTPGQLIVDILGVVMMVLCVTGILFTIRSHKLKKRGKVMQPERRKSLTGKLKSNLKWHNLLGAKIFYLLLFVTVTGWMLRPPMMLPLIFAKAKPWKISHLYSDNAWNDRLRALRYDEHRGEWLMSTAEGFYVMKTLDSKPKRWTMQPPMSPMGINVFEQTADGKWLIGSFTGLYIIDPTLQGHGEGVVDYFTGKAAVPMRGRPVGNHLISGIIRHTARPDIIFLYDRGACVKGAATVGSKADCSVAAFVPQPATLIATPYSLWQFALELHTGRLYKPFIGNLGVDLFVFVLGLTSIIVLYTGYKRRPRKKKDRD, from the coding sequence ATGAAAAGGTTTTCTGCTCGCAAATTGCACAAGTATATAGGCATTCCCCTGTGTATCTTACTCTTTTTTGCTTCGCTCTCCGGCATATTGCTCAATCATAGAGATCTACTCAGAAAGATAGATGTGCCTCGCGCTATGATGCCCGAGAGCTATTCGTTTGACAACTGGAACAACGCCTCAGTGCGGGGTGCCGTAATGCACCAAGGTCAATATTATATTTACGGCAATGCCGGTATATGGGTGACCGACTCTACGCTGACAACCAAGGCTGCGGCATCCCGTGAGGGATTTGCTCACGGAGCCGATGAGCTTAAAGTGGTGGCTATGACCGCCGACGTGAAGGATAACCTATGGGCAGCATCACAATACCGATTGTACTTATTAGACAGGGGACGATGGCAGCAGTGTGCATTACCCCGGGGGTTGCGCGAGCGCATTACAGACTTGTGCACACGGGGAGACTCTCTCATTATGATGAGCAGATCCTACGTATATGTGAGTAAACTCTCTCACGGAGCATCTCCTGATCGCCTCTCATGGGAAAAGAAAGAATTGCTCAAGCCTGACGACTACACGGGGCGTATGCTACTCTTTCAGCTTGTATGGATGCTGCACAGCGGTGAGTACTTCGGTACTCCAGGACAACTGATTGTGGATATTCTGGGTGTTGTGATGATGGTGCTGTGCGTTACGGGTATACTCTTTACCATACGTAGCCATAAACTCAAGAAGAGAGGCAAGGTGATGCAACCTGAAAGACGAAAGTCGCTGACCGGTAAGCTCAAGAGCAATCTCAAATGGCACAACCTGCTCGGAGCAAAGATATTTTATTTGTTGCTATTCGTTACAGTGACGGGGTGGATGCTCCGTCCTCCCATGATGCTTCCGCTGATATTTGCAAAAGCAAAGCCGTGGAAGATAAGTCATTTGTATAGCGATAATGCCTGGAACGACAGGCTACGAGCGCTACGCTATGATGAACATCGGGGTGAGTGGCTCATGTCTACGGCTGAGGGATTCTATGTCATGAAGACATTGGATTCCAAACCGAAGAGATGGACCATGCAACCGCCTATGAGTCCTATGGGTATTAATGTATTCGAACAAACAGCCGATGGAAAGTGGCTGATAGGATCATTTACCGGATTGTATATCATCGACCCTACACTACAGGGACATGGTGAAGGTGTTGTAGATTATTTTACGGGAAAGGCAGCTGTGCCGATGCGAGGACGGCCGGTGGGCAACCATCTGATAAGCGGTATCATCAGGCATACGGCAAGGCCTGATATTATCTTCCTTTATGATAGGGGGGCATGTGTCAAAGGCGCTGCTACTGTAGGTAGTAAAGCTGATTGCAGTGTCGCGGCTTTTGTGCCCCAACCTGCCACACTCATCGCTACGCCTTATTCACTCTGGCAATTTGCCTTGGAGCTTCATACGGGACGGCTATACAAACCTTTTATAGGTAACTTAGGTGTGGATTTATTCGTGTTTGTATTAGGGTTGACAAGTATCATCGTGCTCTATACTGGTTATAAACGTCGGCCCCGCAAGAAGAAAGATAGAGACTGA
- a CDS encoding alpha-L-fucosidase — MMRTTLPPMHMRCPIALLMMLVFSLTFSAPSMASKPDNWHHNKYSMFIHYGLYSRLGGVWEGKPVTSGYSEQIFSFGVHFTDWYEEVARSFAPSAWNARDIVRLAQAAGMRSIVFTSKHHDGFCMYGTHTTPYNIVEATPLKRDVMKELADACHEAGMNFGVYFSLIDWHYPPAMPVSSHNADSITPMHHRYNMDQIREILTRYGSVSELWFDMGSMSPAQSREMYALVHRLQPACKVSGRLGNDYCDFSVMADNKLPEHQLDLPWQAAASIFSETWGYRSWQKRGNPEDKIREKLHDLVTVVARGGNYLLNIGPKGDGSVVPFEKQVLEGMGSWIKKYEFAIYGTEANPYNKVFDWGEITRHGNKIYLFVRPQSMGATITLPPLTSRPLQARLLTTPGSKNIDIHIAPRGDMELHLPTTPDSRAPWDIVEVSFESTPTPLSPVIHSAPDFTTAQKSYAYSCWDYYTGHNTITSLSWTVNQRPTDLLYTQEEIGRKIKLNINGTDQILQLRASQAREVTIPQAEYTRLAFGTPYGKLIGDIFGAIPDRVFKVNKVSELDKATKLDTLSGSLPVGILAGYLYAQDIQAPHDMVLPVEVTYGNGVYVMLNGELMTSYLTRDIAQPNKRMILLPLRAGHNRLAVKFYNRFAQNLIWGIAFTPHYTTYSIPLRASSHIKAPYRIQLDWADDHRPASEIHGTNIRFTAY, encoded by the coding sequence ATGATGAGAACTACTTTACCGCCCATGCATATGCGTTGCCCTATTGCTTTACTTATGATGCTGGTATTCAGCCTTACATTTTCAGCCCCATCTATGGCTTCCAAACCCGACAATTGGCATCACAATAAATATAGTATGTTTATCCACTACGGGTTATATAGCCGGCTCGGTGGCGTATGGGAAGGAAAACCCGTCACCAGCGGATATAGTGAGCAGATATTCTCCTTCGGCGTGCATTTCACAGACTGGTACGAGGAGGTAGCTCGCTCGTTCGCTCCTTCGGCATGGAATGCCCGTGACATAGTCCGCCTGGCTCAAGCGGCCGGTATGCGCTCTATTGTATTTACATCCAAGCATCACGACGGATTCTGCATGTACGGCACCCACACCACACCCTATAATATAGTAGAAGCCACGCCCCTCAAACGTGATGTCATGAAAGAGCTTGCCGATGCCTGTCATGAAGCAGGCATGAACTTCGGCGTTTACTTCTCTCTTATCGACTGGCACTACCCTCCCGCCATGCCTGTGAGCAGTCACAATGCCGATAGCATCACCCCCATGCACCACCGCTACAATATGGATCAGATCCGCGAGATCCTCACACGCTATGGATCTGTGTCCGAGTTGTGGTTCGATATGGGGAGTATGTCACCTGCCCAGAGCCGTGAGATGTATGCCTTGGTACACCGGCTGCAACCTGCATGTAAAGTGAGTGGTAGGCTTGGCAATGACTATTGTGACTTCAGTGTAATGGCAGATAATAAGCTACCCGAGCATCAGCTCGACTTACCGTGGCAGGCAGCAGCCTCCATATTCTCAGAGACATGGGGCTACCGTTCTTGGCAAAAACGAGGCAATCCTGAGGACAAGATACGTGAGAAACTACACGATCTCGTCACAGTAGTGGCTCGCGGCGGTAACTATCTGCTCAATATCGGTCCTAAAGGCGACGGCTCTGTAGTACCTTTCGAAAAACAAGTCCTCGAGGGTATGGGGAGCTGGATCAAGAAATATGAATTTGCCATCTATGGTACCGAGGCAAATCCTTATAATAAGGTATTCGATTGGGGAGAGATCACCCGACATGGTAATAAGATCTATCTCTTTGTACGCCCTCAGAGTATGGGGGCCACAATCACCTTGCCTCCACTCACCTCTCGCCCTTTACAAGCTCGCCTACTCACAACCCCCGGGAGTAAGAACATCGACATACATATAGCACCACGGGGTGATATGGAGCTACACTTACCCACCACTCCCGATAGCCGTGCACCATGGGATATCGTGGAGGTAAGCTTCGAATCGACACCCACGCCTCTCTCTCCCGTCATACACTCTGCACCCGACTTCACCACGGCTCAAAAAAGCTATGCTTATAGTTGCTGGGACTACTACACCGGGCACAACACTATCACCTCGCTTAGCTGGACGGTAAACCAGCGCCCCACTGACCTACTCTATACCCAAGAAGAAATAGGACGCAAGATAAAATTGAACATCAATGGCACCGATCAAATCTTGCAGCTAAGAGCATCGCAGGCCCGAGAAGTCACCATCCCACAAGCTGAGTATACTCGCCTTGCATTTGGTACACCCTATGGCAAGCTTATCGGTGACATCTTCGGAGCCATCCCTGACCGAGTGTTCAAGGTAAATAAGGTATCCGAGCTGGACAAGGCTACAAAGCTCGATACGCTCTCCGGCTCTTTGCCTGTGGGCATACTTGCAGGTTATCTGTATGCTCAGGACATCCAAGCCCCGCACGATATGGTGTTGCCCGTAGAAGTTACATATGGCAACGGAGTGTACGTCATGCTCAATGGCGAGCTCATGACATCGTATCTCACACGTGATATAGCACAGCCCAACAAACGCATGATACTGCTACCACTGCGAGCCGGTCACAATCGCTTGGCGGTGAAGTTTTACAACCGTTTTGCTCAGAATCTTATTTGGGGCATTGCCTTTACACCGCACTACACCACATATTCCATACCGTTACGTGCCTCATCGCACATCAAGGCTCCTTACCGCATTCAACTGGATTGGGCAGATGACCACCGTCCTGCATCGGAGATTCACGGCACCAATATCAGATTTACAGCTTATTAG
- the nagB gene encoding glucosamine-6-phosphate deaminase, translating into MRLIIEPDYKALSQWAANYVVEKINAAKPTADKPFVLGLPTGSSPLGTYKALIEAHKAGKVSFEHVITFNMDEYIGLPEDHPESYHSFMWNNFFSHVDVKKENVHILNGNATDVEGECAAYEEAISSVGGIDLFLGGIGPDGHIAFNEPGSSLTSRTRVKSLTTDTIIANSRFFDNDVNKVPKTAMTVGVGTVMDAKEVLIMVNGHGKARALQQAVEGAVNQMWTITALQMHPKGIIVCDEAACIELKVGTYNYFKDIEKDNL; encoded by the coding sequence ATGAGACTAATCATAGAACCTGATTATAAAGCTCTCTCTCAATGGGCAGCTAATTACGTAGTAGAAAAGATCAATGCGGCAAAACCTACAGCCGACAAACCATTTGTGCTTGGATTACCTACCGGATCATCTCCTCTGGGTACTTATAAAGCTCTTATTGAAGCGCACAAAGCCGGTAAGGTCTCTTTCGAGCATGTGATCACCTTCAATATGGACGAGTATATCGGTCTGCCCGAAGATCATCCTGAGAGCTACCACTCTTTCATGTGGAACAACTTTTTCTCTCATGTGGATGTAAAAAAGGAAAATGTACACATCCTCAATGGTAATGCCACTGATGTAGAGGGTGAGTGTGCCGCATACGAAGAGGCTATTAGTAGTGTTGGTGGTATAGACCTCTTTCTCGGAGGTATTGGTCCCGACGGTCACATTGCTTTCAACGAGCCCGGCTCATCACTCACCTCACGCACCCGTGTGAAATCACTGACTACGGATACCATTATAGCCAATAGTCGCTTCTTTGACAATGATGTCAACAAAGTACCCAAGACTGCCATGACAGTAGGTGTAGGTACCGTGATGGATGCCAAAGAAGTGCTTATCATGGTCAACGGCCATGGCAAGGCACGCGCCTTGCAGCAAGCTGTAGAGGGTGCTGTAAACCAGATGTGGACTATCACCGCCTTGCAGATGCATCCCAAGGGTATCATTGTATGTGACGAAGCTGCTTGCATAGAACTCAAGGTAGGTACTTACAACTATTTCAAAGATATTGAGAAGGACAATCTGTAA
- a CDS encoding FprA family A-type flavoprotein: MYKVPQVTESIYYVGVNDRNKPLFENMWSLPHGVSYNSYLIMDEEVVLVDTVDIAFADVFFHKLESILQGRVIDYLVVNHMEPDHSGAISLLRQRYPNIKIVGNKKTMNMLEGYYGIIDNVVEVGNGTALRTGKHEFSFLMAPMVHWPEVMFTYEQTDKVLFSADAFGTFGTLDGHVFDRDTNLDHYLSEMYRYYACIVGKYGNFVQKVLDNIKKMPIEIDYICSTHGVVWTQAHFAEAFTIYDRMSRYEAEEGAVIIYGSMYGHTEQLADAIASSIAEGGIREVVCHNVSSTDPSIILRDIFKYKAVVIGSPTYCNGIFTPIENILNMIRVREVKNRIYSSFGSFSWSGQAVKKLAPFAEEMHWESVGTAVEMKMAGLDAVLDDAWALGQAVAERLKADRINK; the protein is encoded by the coding sequence ATGTACAAAGTACCTCAGGTTACCGAATCTATTTACTATGTAGGAGTCAATGACCGCAACAAACCACTTTTTGAGAACATGTGGTCACTGCCACACGGTGTGTCATACAACTCATACCTCATCATGGATGAGGAGGTTGTGCTTGTAGATACCGTTGATATTGCTTTTGCCGATGTATTCTTCCACAAACTTGAGTCCATACTTCAGGGGCGTGTCATAGATTATCTTGTGGTAAACCATATGGAGCCTGATCACAGTGGAGCTATCAGTCTGCTACGTCAGCGTTACCCCAATATTAAAATTGTGGGAAATAAGAAAACGATGAACATGCTCGAGGGATATTACGGTATTATCGACAATGTGGTAGAAGTGGGCAACGGTACAGCTCTGCGTACCGGCAAGCATGAGTTTTCTTTCCTTATGGCTCCCATGGTGCACTGGCCGGAGGTCATGTTTACTTATGAGCAGACCGACAAAGTGCTCTTTTCCGCTGATGCTTTCGGTACTTTCGGCACGCTGGACGGGCATGTGTTCGACCGCGATACCAATTTGGACCACTACTTGTCCGAGATGTATCGTTATTATGCCTGTATCGTAGGTAAATACGGCAATTTTGTACAGAAGGTTTTGGATAATATTAAGAAGATGCCTATCGAGATTGATTACATATGCTCCACCCATGGTGTGGTATGGACTCAAGCTCATTTTGCCGAGGCTTTCACAATATACGATCGTATGTCACGTTATGAAGCTGAAGAAGGAGCCGTAATCATTTATGGCTCGATGTACGGTCATACAGAGCAGCTCGCCGACGCCATTGCTTCTTCCATTGCCGAGGGTGGCATTCGCGAAGTTGTATGTCACAACGTAAGTTCTACCGATCCCTCTATTATCCTTCGGGATATATTCAAATACAAAGCGGTCGTCATAGGCAGTCCCACTTATTGCAATGGCATATTTACGCCTATTGAGAATATACTCAACATGATACGAGTACGCGAGGTCAAAAATCGTATTTACTCATCTTTTGGGTCATTCAGTTGGTCAGGACAAGCCGTCAAGAAACTCGCCCCCTTTGCCGAAGAAATGCATTGGGAGAGTGTAGGCACCGCTGTGGAGATGAAAATGGCAGGGCTTGATGCTGTACTCGACGATGCTTGGGCACTGGGGCAAGCTGTAGCTGAGCGACTCAAAGCCGACCGTATCAATAAATAA